ACGCTCGTTGGCGATGGCGATACCGTGAACATTGAAGCGGGCGTGTACCCCAGTGATGTGGCGCGCTGGCAGGCCGACAACCTCGTGCTGCGCGGCGTGGGCGGCTTCGCGCATCTGGAGAGCAATGGACTCAGCTGGGGCGGCAAGGCGATCTGGGTGATCCAAGGCGACAACACCACCGTGGAATGGATCGAGTTCAGCGAGTGCCAGGTGCCCGATCACAACGGCGCGGGCATCCGGCTCGAAGGATTGAAACTCACCGTGCGCCATTGCTGGTTCCACCACAACGAGAACGGGATCCTCTGCGGCGAGTACCACCCGAGCACGGTGCGCATCGAGTACAGCGAGTTCGGGCATCACGGCTACGGCGACGGCTACTCGCACAACCTGTACATCGGCCATGTAGACTCGCTGATCTTCCGTTACAACTACAGCCACCACGCCGATGTGGGCCACGAGCTGAAGAGCCGTGCGTGGGTGAACGTGATCGAGTACAATCGCTTCAGCAACGAGAGCGACGGCACCGCGAGCCGCGAGATCGACCTGCCCAACGGCGGCCAGGCCTACCTGATCGGGAACGTGATCCAACAAGGCTTGCAGAGCCAGAACAGCAACATGGTGGGCTTCGGGATGGAGGGCACGAGCAATCCCGGTCCGCATGAACTGTACGCAGTGGAGAACACGCTGGTGAACGAGAAGGCCAACGGCAGCTTCTTCCAAGCACCGGCCAACGTGTTCTTCAAGTCGTATGGCAACATCCTCGCTGGCGGAGGCAGCTACATGAGCGCGTGGCCTACGAGCATCGATACGCTCGGGAACCTGCGCACGACGAGCATCGCTTCGGTGGGCTTCGCCGATGCAGTGAACTACGACTACCACATCACCGCTTCATCACCGGCGCATGCCATCGCCTATCCCGCAGGTGTTGCCTCGAGTGGCTATCCGCTCGTGGCGTGGTACGAGTACGTGCATCCGGTGAATGGGACGCTGCGATGCCAGCACGCTACGCTGGATGCAGGGGCCTTCGAGACCTGCACCACAACAGGCATGGGATGGGGCAGTGCGCCGGAGTGCCAGGTCTTCCCCAATCCAGCGTCGGAGGTATTGCACGTCCGTGCGATGGCGGGCGAGCCTCGGTTGCGATTCGATGTGCTCGATGCTGCGGGGCAACTGGTCCTGCGCGCGAACGCCACAGGCTCGCAGCTCACGAGCATCCCGCTACAGGGCCTGTCCGCAGGGAGTTACGTGTTGCGCATCCGTGGTGAACGATGGCAGAGGTCATTTCCATTCGTCACGGTGCCATGAGCCGAATGGGCCGGACCGAACTGGTCAGTGCTCGGCAACCCAAGGGCGCTAATCCGTCTGCCTGAACGACCCAAGACCCTATACCACCGCACCACGCATGCGCAGCATCCTGACCCTCTTGCTGATGCTGGCGCTCACAGCCAGCGCGCAGACCCCTGGCAGCATCGATCCACTCTTCAACGCATCCGACATCGGATACGGTCGTGGCGACGGCTTCCTCGGCTACGTGCATTGCACGACCATCCAAGCCGACGGGAAGATCCTGGTCGGGGGAGACTTCGTTTCGCACAGCGGCGTCGGCAGTGGAACGACCTTCACGAATATCAACCGATTGGCTCGGCTCAACAGCGACGGCACCCTGGACCAGAGCTTCTCAGTGGGAACGGGTTTCAACACCGGCACGGTGCGCAAGATCCTGGTGCAATCGGACGGCAAGATCATCGTGCTGGGCGACTTCACCAGCTACAACGGAACCACGGCCGTTGGTATCGTCCGTCTGACCTCCACCGGCGCAGTGGATCCGTTCTTCACCACCGGCACAGGGTTCACGGGGGGATACCCCAAGGACGCGGTGATCCAGTCCAACGGCAGGATCGTGGTGGTGGGCACCTTCACCGGTTACAACGGGAACGCCTGCAGCAAGATCGCCCGCCTGACCACGGGCGGGATCTACGATCTCACGCTGCTCGATGGGAGCGGTTTCACCGGTGCCAGTGTGAATGCGATCGCGATGCAAGCCGATGGCAGTTTCGTGATCGGCGGAGAGTTCACGGTCTACGACGGCTTCCCGTGCGGGAACATCGTCCGTGTCGCAAGCAACGGTTGGGCGGACATGACCTACAACCCGGGAGGTGTCGGCGCGGATGCAGCCGTGGAGGATGTCGTACTGCAGGCTGACGGCAAGGCCGTGGTGGTCGGCTATTTCTTCAATGTAGGAGGACTAATTGCAAGGAGGGTTGTGCGGCTACTGACGACGGGCGAGGTGGACACCAACTTCAGCACCGGGACAGGGCCCAATTCCCAGGTCACCGATGTCGCGCTCACCAGCACTGGCAAGGTGCTGATCGCAGGGTTCTTCACCAGCGTGAACGGGAGCAGCTCGCCCTACTTCGCGCGATTGAACAGCAACGGCTCGGTCGATGGGACCTTCGTGGTGAACAGCGGTGCCGACTATCTGGTGTACGGCATGGCCGTGCGATCAGACGATAAGGTGGTCATCACGGGCGGGTTCCGGATGTACAACGGCGTGCTGCGACAGGGCATCGCGCTGGTGAACACGGACGGGAGCACGGATACGGGCTTCTTTGCGGGCAGTGGTGTTGCCAAGAAGGTCACCTGGATCGCGCGCGTGCAGTCGATCGCGCTGCAGCCCGACGGGAAAGCACTGGTGGGCGGCTCGTTCCTCGGGTACAACGACAAGCCTGCCTCCGATCTGATCCGGGTGAACGCCGATGGATCGCATGACCCCACGTTCAGTACCGGAAGCATCGACCACTTGGTGGAAGTGAGAGCGGTCGTGGTCCAACCGGATGGCAAGGTGGTGGTGGGCAGCAACTTTGGCTTTGCAGGAAGCACCAGCCAGGGCATCACCCGATTGACGAGCACAGGTGCCTTGGATCCCGGGTTCGCGGCAGGCACCGGCTTCACGGGCGAGGTGCGGGCGCTCGCGCTCCAGCCCGACGGCAAGATCCTGGTAGCCGGCAACATGACGGCGTACAACGGCTCCGCCTGCGCGCGCGTGGTGCGCTTGAATGTGAACGGAACGCTCGATGCGACCTTCAATGCAGGCATTGGGCCAGGTGGGCCGGTGAATGCGATCGCGCTGCTATCGGATGGCAGCGTGATGATCGGCGGCTCATTCAGCCAGGTGAACGGGGTGGCGCGTGGAGGCCTCGCGAAACTCTCATCGAGCGGTGTGCTCGATCCTTCGTTCCCTTCGGGCGCAGGCATCAGCGGGACCGGGACGCCCAGCCTTGCTGCCATCGCTGTCCTGCCGGATGGACGTGTGCTGGTCGGTGGCGATTTCACCCAGGTGCATGGCGTCAGCCGCTCCCGCATCGCGCGCTTGTTATCAACGGGGGAAGTGGACGTCACCTTCGACCCGGGTTTCGGCGCAGGTTCGAACGTGCGGTGCATGGCCCTGCAGCCCGATGGCAAGGTGGTGGTCGGCGGTTCGTTCACCACGTTCGACGGCGTGGTGCGGCACCTGCTCGCCCGCTTGAACACCGATGGCAGCGTTGATCAGAATTATCCGGTCCAATGGGGCACCGGCTTCGGCGTGTTCGCCCTGGCCATGCTGCCGGATGGCGATGTGCTGGCCGGCGGGGAGTTCACGGAATTGAACGATGTGGGCAAGAACCGCCTGGCGCGCGTGAACGGCGGCGATGTATCCGTTGCCGTTTCCCCGCGCGTATTCCTCCAAGGCCCGTACGATAGCGGCACACAGACCATGAGCGATGCGCTGCGCGTGGCAGGCCTTGTGCCGTCCATCGAGCCCTACTCCGCGCTTGGCTATGTTCATGCGGCGGGCGGTGGTGGGTCCTCAGTCCTTCCCGCAATGCTCGCCGCCACGGGCACCAACGCCATCGTGGACCATGTGGTGGTGGAACTTCGCGATGCGACCTCGCCCTCCTTGGTCGTTGCAACGCGCGGCGCCTTGGTGCAGCGCGATGGCGATGTGGTGGGCATGGACGGCAGCTCCCCAGTGATCTTGTATGTGGCGCCTGGTAACTACCATGTGGCCATCCATCACCGGAATCACTTGGGCGTGATGAGCGCAGCCCCGATCGCACTGACCGCGGTCGCCACCACCGTGGACCTCACCCTGCCGAGCACGGCCACCTATGGCATCGATGCGCAGGCCACCATCGGTTCGCGCGCCGCCCTCTGGGCCGGAGACGTCACCGGCGATGGCGAGCTGAAGTACGTGGGCGCCAACAACGACCGCGATCCCATCCTGCTGGCGATAGGTGGATCGACACCTACGAACACGGTCACAGGTTATATGGGTGCCGACGTGACCATGAATGGCGTGGTCAGTTATATCGGAACGAACAACGACCGCGACCCCATCCTGTTGAACATCGGCGGGAGCACGCCCACGGCGGTGCGGGTGGAGCAGGTGCCCTGAGTGCGGCGCATTGAACGTCGCATCACGGTGCACAAGCAGGTTCTGCCCAGCCTGACCTAGTTTCACGCCATGCGAATGCTCCTTTCCTGGCTGACGGTGACGGCGCTATCGGCGGCTGCCCAGCAGACCTCCGTGCTCTTCATCGGCAACAGCTACACCTACGTGAACGACCTGCCCAATACGCTGCGGCAGCTCGCGCTCTCATTGGGCGATACGGTCACCGTGGCGTCTTCGGCACCCGGCGGCTACACCCTGTTCCAGCACAGCACCTACGCGCCCACGCTCGATGCCATCGCCTCGCAGGATTGGGACTATGTGGTGATGCAGGAGCAGAGCCAGCTGGGCGCGCTGCCCTTCGATGTCACGACGACGGAACTCGGAGCGACTTCGCTCGTCACGCTCATCGAGGAGAATTACGAATGCACCTATCCGGTCTTCTACATGACCTGGGGCCGCCAGAACGGCGATGCGCAGAACTGCGCGAATTTCCCCTTCATGTGCACCTACGATGGCATGCAGCAGGGACTGCGCACCAATTACATCGCACTGGGCGAGTACAACGATGGCTACGTGGCTCCGGTGGGCGCGGCGTGGAAAGTGGTGCGCGACACGCAACCGGGCATCAATCTCTACGATGCCGATGGCAGCCACCCCTCGCCGGCGGGCACCTACCTCGCCGCCTGCGTGTTCTACTGCACGCTCTTTGAGGAGAGCTGCGTCGGGTCCGCCTTCAATGGGTCCATCGATGCCGCTACGGCGGCCATCCTGCGCGACATCGCCAGCACGGTGGTGCTGGGCGAGCTGCCCA
The DNA window shown above is from Flavobacteriales bacterium and carries:
- a CDS encoding delta-60 repeat domain-containing protein; protein product: MRSILTLLLMLALTASAQTPGSIDPLFNASDIGYGRGDGFLGYVHCTTIQADGKILVGGDFVSHSGVGSGTTFTNINRLARLNSDGTLDQSFSVGTGFNTGTVRKILVQSDGKIIVLGDFTSYNGTTAVGIVRLTSTGAVDPFFTTGTGFTGGYPKDAVIQSNGRIVVVGTFTGYNGNACSKIARLTTGGIYDLTLLDGSGFTGASVNAIAMQADGSFVIGGEFTVYDGFPCGNIVRVASNGWADMTYNPGGVGADAAVEDVVLQADGKAVVVGYFFNVGGLIARRVVRLLTTGEVDTNFSTGTGPNSQVTDVALTSTGKVLIAGFFTSVNGSSSPYFARLNSNGSVDGTFVVNSGADYLVYGMAVRSDDKVVITGGFRMYNGVLRQGIALVNTDGSTDTGFFAGSGVAKKVTWIARVQSIALQPDGKALVGGSFLGYNDKPASDLIRVNADGSHDPTFSTGSIDHLVEVRAVVVQPDGKVVVGSNFGFAGSTSQGITRLTSTGALDPGFAAGTGFTGEVRALALQPDGKILVAGNMTAYNGSACARVVRLNVNGTLDATFNAGIGPGGPVNAIALLSDGSVMIGGSFSQVNGVARGGLAKLSSSGVLDPSFPSGAGISGTGTPSLAAIAVLPDGRVLVGGDFTQVHGVSRSRIARLLSTGEVDVTFDPGFGAGSNVRCMALQPDGKVVVGGSFTTFDGVVRHLLARLNTDGSVDQNYPVQWGTGFGVFALAMLPDGDVLAGGEFTELNDVGKNRLARVNGGDVSVAVSPRVFLQGPYDSGTQTMSDALRVAGLVPSIEPYSALGYVHAAGGGGSSVLPAMLAATGTNAIVDHVVVELRDATSPSLVVATRGALVQRDGDVVGMDGSSPVILYVAPGNYHVAIHHRNHLGVMSAAPIALTAVATTVDLTLPSTATYGIDAQATIGSRAALWAGDVTGDGELKYVGANNDRDPILLAIGGSTPTNTVTGYMGADVTMNGVVSYIGTNNDRDPILLNIGGSTPTAVRVEQVP
- a CDS encoding T9SS type A sorting domain-containing protein → MLRTLLPLMMCCALRAHATTWTIGPGQTYTLPSQVSTLVGDGDTVNIEAGVYPSDVARWQADNLVLRGVGGFAHLESNGLSWGGKAIWVIQGDNTTVEWIEFSECQVPDHNGAGIRLEGLKLTVRHCWFHHNENGILCGEYHPSTVRIEYSEFGHHGYGDGYSHNLYIGHVDSLIFRYNYSHHADVGHELKSRAWVNVIEYNRFSNESDGTASREIDLPNGGQAYLIGNVIQQGLQSQNSNMVGFGMEGTSNPGPHELYAVENTLVNEKANGSFFQAPANVFFKSYGNILAGGGSYMSAWPTSIDTLGNLRTTSIASVGFADAVNYDYHITASSPAHAIAYPAGVASSGYPLVAWYEYVHPVNGTLRCQHATLDAGAFETCTTTGMGWGSAPECQVFPNPASEVLHVRAMAGEPRLRFDVLDAAGQLVLRANATGSQLTSIPLQGLSAGSYVLRIRGERWQRSFPFVTVP